The following are encoded together in the Acidimicrobiia bacterium genome:
- a CDS encoding CoA transferase codes for GADWYERGGVFAGTNLNKRDVTLDLTTAEGRALLRPLLERADVLLENFSARVVEQFDLGYEQVRALKPDIVMVRMPGFGLVGPWRDYVGWAMVIEQATGMASVTGPAARPMHPGGLADPVIGMHAAVAVQAALRHRERTGAGQLIEVAQLETGANLTAELVLEWSARRRVVPRLANRDPHVAPQGVYPCPAGERGPEWVAITVADDDQWDAFAATLERPDWRADAALADAAGRRGRQAELDAAVAAWTEARPVGETVAALTGAGVPAARVLTVPWMFDDPQLAARGYYVALDHPRTGRRRYPGWPMRFSFSDVQQRFGAPTLGQHNAAVLGGELGRSADELAALARAGVIGDRLAT; via the coding sequence TGGGCGCCGACTGGTACGAGCGGGGCGGCGTGTTCGCGGGCACCAACCTCAACAAGCGGGATGTGACGCTGGACCTCACCACCGCCGAAGGCCGGGCGCTGCTGCGGCCGCTCCTCGAGCGGGCCGACGTGCTCCTCGAGAACTTCTCGGCCCGGGTGGTCGAGCAGTTCGACCTCGGCTACGAGCAGGTCCGCGCCCTGAAGCCGGACATCGTCATGGTGCGCATGCCGGGGTTCGGGCTCGTCGGACCGTGGCGCGACTATGTGGGCTGGGCCATGGTGATCGAGCAGGCCACGGGCATGGCCAGCGTGACCGGCCCGGCGGCGCGGCCGATGCACCCGGGCGGGCTCGCCGACCCCGTCATCGGGATGCACGCCGCCGTCGCCGTGCAGGCCGCGCTCCGACACCGGGAGCGCACCGGCGCCGGGCAGCTCATCGAGGTCGCCCAGCTCGAGACCGGCGCCAACCTGACCGCGGAGCTCGTCCTCGAGTGGTCGGCGCGCCGGCGCGTCGTGCCGCGGCTCGCCAACCGCGACCCGCACGTCGCGCCCCAGGGCGTGTACCCGTGCCCGGCGGGGGAGCGAGGCCCGGAGTGGGTGGCGATCACCGTCGCCGACGACGACCAGTGGGACGCCTTCGCCGCCACGCTCGAGCGGCCCGACTGGCGCGCCGACGCCGCCCTGGCCGACGCCGCCGGCCGGCGCGGCCGGCAAGCCGAGCTCGACGCTGCCGTCGCGGCGTGGACCGAGGCCCGGCCGGTCGGCGAGACCGTCGCCGCGCTCACCGGCGCGGGCGTACCCGCGGCCCGGGTGCTCACGGTGCCGTGGATGTTCGATGACCCGCAGCTCGCCGCCCGCGGCTACTACGTCGCCCTCGACCACCCGCGCACGGGTCGCCGGCGCTACCCCGGCTGGCCGATGCGCTTCTCCTTCTCCGACGTCCAGCAGCGCTTCGGCGCCCCGACCCTCGGCCAGCACAACGCCGCCGTCCTCGGCGGCGAGCTCGGCCGCTCCGCCGACGAGCTGGCGGCGCTGGCCCGCGCCGGGGTCATCGGCGACCGGCTGGCCACGTGA
- a CDS encoding acyl-CoA dehydrogenase family protein: MFLGYTDEQRALRKELREYFAALLTPEVRAELGHAGEGNPQFRALVRRLGADGWLGLGWPKQYGGQGRDAIDQFILFDEVQRAGAPFPFVTVNTVGPTLMAFGTEEQKHHYLPGILSGDINFAIGYTEPEAGTDLASLRTRAVRDGDEWRINGNKVFTSGANQADYVWLACRTDPEAPKHKGISIIIVSTDSAGFSCTPIVTVGSNVTQATYYDDVRVPAGNLVGEVNGGWRLITNQLNHERVGLAALGGLTHRLYDDVVDWCRTTDSGEGLGRTMLDVPWVQLDLARAHARLEAMKLLNWRMAAAVAADRLTPSDASAAKIYGVETQVEACRLFLGILGPVGYLREGSPGAALHGEVERAARAAQINTFGGGVLEVLREMVASAGLGMARRAR, translated from the coding sequence ATGTTTCTCGGGTACACCGACGAGCAGCGGGCCCTGCGCAAAGAGCTCCGCGAGTACTTCGCCGCCCTGCTGACCCCGGAGGTGCGCGCCGAGCTCGGCCACGCCGGCGAGGGCAACCCGCAGTTCCGCGCCCTGGTCCGGCGCCTCGGCGCCGACGGCTGGCTCGGGCTCGGCTGGCCGAAGCAGTACGGCGGGCAGGGCCGCGACGCCATCGACCAGTTCATCCTCTTCGACGAGGTGCAGCGGGCCGGCGCCCCGTTCCCGTTCGTGACCGTCAACACCGTCGGGCCGACGCTCATGGCCTTCGGCACCGAGGAGCAGAAGCACCACTACCTGCCGGGGATCCTGAGCGGCGACATCAACTTCGCCATCGGGTACACCGAGCCGGAGGCCGGCACGGACCTCGCCTCGCTCCGCACCCGTGCCGTCCGTGACGGCGACGAGTGGCGCATCAACGGCAACAAGGTGTTCACGAGCGGCGCCAACCAGGCGGACTATGTCTGGCTGGCCTGCCGCACGGACCCCGAGGCGCCGAAGCACAAGGGCATCTCGATCATCATCGTGTCAACCGACTCGGCCGGGTTCTCGTGCACGCCCATCGTCACCGTCGGGAGCAACGTCACCCAGGCCACCTACTACGACGACGTGCGGGTCCCGGCGGGGAACCTCGTCGGCGAGGTGAACGGCGGCTGGCGCCTGATCACGAACCAGCTGAACCATGAGCGCGTGGGCCTCGCCGCGCTCGGCGGCCTCACGCACCGCCTCTACGACGACGTCGTCGACTGGTGCCGGACCACCGATTCCGGCGAGGGGCTCGGGCGCACCATGCTCGACGTGCCGTGGGTGCAGCTGGACCTCGCTCGCGCCCACGCGCGGCTCGAGGCGATGAAGCTCCTGAACTGGCGCATGGCCGCGGCGGTGGCCGCCGACCGGCTCACGCCGAGCGACGCGTCGGCGGCGAAGATCTACGGGGTCGAGACCCAGGTCGAGGCCTGCCGGCTCTTCCTCGGCATCCTCGGCCCCGTCGGCTACCTGCGCGAGGGCTCACCCGGCGCGGCCCTGCACGGGGAGGTCGAGCGCGCCGCCCGCGCCGCGCAGATCAACACCTTCGGCGGCGGGGTGCTCGAGGTGCTCCGCGAGATGGTGGCCAGCGCCGGTCTCGGCATGGCCCGCCGGGCCCGGTAG